Proteins encoded within one genomic window of Candidatus Syntrophocurvum alkaliphilum:
- the tatB gene encoding Sec-independent protein translocase protein TatB: MFGFIGNIGPWELILVLLIALIVIGPGKLPDAAKSLGKAVTEFRKSSTGVKKEVEDAMKFEDPPEEETKTSENKDKDTDKS; this comes from the coding sequence CCATGGGAACTAATATTAGTTTTATTAATTGCATTAATAGTTATTGGGCCAGGTAAATTACCAGATGCAGCTAAATCACTTGGTAAAGCAGTAACAGAGTTTAGAAAATCAAGTACTGGTGTTAAAAAAGAAGTAGAAGATGCTATGAAATTTGAAGACCCACCTGAAGAAGAAACAAAAACTTCAGAAAACAAAGATAAAGATACAGATAAAAGTTAA